The Candidatus Schekmanbacteria bacterium RIFCSPLOWO2_02_FULL_38_14 genomic sequence CGCATCTGTTGTTCAGGATATAACTCTACAATGGTTTCCTCCACCATGCGGATTTTTAACATATTATAATAAAGCTCTAACTTTTTTTCTTTAATAATCATTTTTAAAAATTATTTTAGGTTAATTGCCTGCATGGTTTTAATGTTGTAATATTTCTTATCCTCCATAGGATTAGGAATCTTACCCGCATTAAATGCAGCACAGAGATCTCTTGCAGCCTGCTCAACTGTTCTCTTGGCTACAAATCCCAGCTCTCTTTTGATTTTTTCCGAAGAAACATGATAAGAACGGTTGTCATCTGTAGGCGTTGTAACAACCTCTATCCTGTCATTATTCATCTCCCTGGAAACTACTTTCCGCACCACTTGTGCAATTTCTTTGATTTTCATGTTGTCATATCCTGCATTAAAAATTTTACCATCAATTTTATCATCCGGATACTCAAGCGTTTTTGCGTACAAGTCAGTCATGTCTCCGATATGAATATTAGGCCTTTTCTGCTCACCGCCAAAAACCATAATCCTGCCTTTATTCACTGCATGATTAGTAAGAATATTAACCGAAAGGTCCAAACGTAGCCTCGGTGAATATCCGCAAACCGTGGCAGGCCTCAGCACCAAAACAACAAAGCCTGGGGTACGTTGCTCCATTAGATAAGTCTCACATAATGCCTTATACTTTGAATAATCAGTCAGAGGTTCTAATGGCAAATCTTCAGTAACATTCTCCTCTTCTTTTATACCATAAACACTGGAACTTGAAGCATAAATGAATCTTTTCACTCCAACCTTTTTGGCGATATCAACCAAAGAGATAAAAGCATCATAATTAATGGACTTACCCAACTCTGGATTGAGTTCATAACTGGGATCATTGGATATACAGGCAAGATGGATAACTGCATCTACACCTTGAAGTTCCCGCCAAAGTAAACTATCATCTCTAATATCTCCCTTAATCTGTTTCAAATTGGGATTGTCTTTTACTGAATCTAAAACATCATCACCATAAATATATAAATCAATTACTTTAACACAATAGCCTTTGTTCAGCAGTTTTGGCACTAATACAGCACCAACATAACCTGCGCCACCTGTTACCAAAA encodes the following:
- a CDS encoding UDP-glucose 4-epimerase; the encoded protein is MSSSKKVLVTGGAGYVGAVLVPKLLNKGYCVKVIDLYIYGDDVLDSVKDNPNLKQIKGDIRDDSLLWRELQGVDAVIHLACISNDPSYELNPELGKSINYDAFISLVDIAKKVGVKRFIYASSSSVYGIKEEENVTEDLPLEPLTDYSKYKALCETYLMEQRTPGFVVLVLRPATVCGYSPRLRLDLSVNILTNHAVNKGRIMVFGGEQKRPNIHIGDMTDLYAKTLEYPDDKIDGKIFNAGYDNMKIKEIAQVVRKVVSREMNNDRIEVVTTPTDDNRSYHVSSEKIKRELGFVAKRTVEQAARDLCAAFNAGKIPNPMEDKKYYNIKTMQAINLK